From the genome of Solidesulfovibrio sp., one region includes:
- the pyrR gene encoding bifunctional pyr operon transcriptional regulator/uracil phosphoribosyltransferase PyrR, whose product MDVTKRKKIMTAGEVRRTLERLAFELIERHDPSCGLALVGIQRRGAELATRLKTLIDARARCDVPLGKLDINLYRDDWTNREVQPQVGPSDIPFSLAEKDVVLVDDVLFSGRTIRAALEALLDYGRPRRVELLVLVDRRGHRELPIQADYVGKRVHTEPGEHVDVAVAELDGEDAVHLVE is encoded by the coding sequence ATGGATGTGACGAAACGGAAAAAAATCATGACCGCCGGCGAAGTGCGCCGTACCCTGGAACGGCTGGCCTTCGAACTCATCGAGCGCCACGATCCGTCCTGCGGCCTGGCGCTGGTCGGCATCCAGCGGCGCGGGGCGGAACTGGCCACGCGGCTGAAGACCCTCATCGACGCCCGGGCTCGATGCGACGTGCCGCTGGGCAAGCTCGACATCAACCTCTACCGCGACGATTGGACCAACCGCGAGGTCCAGCCGCAGGTGGGGCCGTCGGACATCCCGTTTTCCCTGGCCGAAAAGGACGTGGTCCTGGTGGACGACGTGCTGTTTTCCGGCCGCACCATCCGGGCCGCCCTGGAAGCGCTGCTCGACTACGGCCGGCCCAGGCGCGTGGAGCTGCTGGTGCTCGTCGACCGCCGGGGCCACCGCGAGCTGCCCATCCAGGCCGATTACGTGGGCAAGCGCGTCCACACCGAGCCCGGCGAACACGTGGACGTGGCCGTGGCCGAACTCGACGGCGAGGACGCCGTCCACCTGGTCGAGTAG
- a CDS encoding IscA/HesB family protein — protein MVELTVSAKTQLDGYFAEKEKSPIRIYLSSGGUAGPRLALALDEPRDTDEVLDVSGYTFVVEKELLEKAAPMTVDMTYMGFSVTSRLELGGGGCGSSCSSGSCSTG, from the coding sequence ATGGTCGAATTGACAGTCAGCGCAAAGACCCAACTCGACGGGTATTTTGCCGAAAAAGAAAAAAGCCCCATCCGGATCTATCTTTCGTCCGGCGGCTGAGCTGGCCCGAGACTTGCGCTGGCTCTGGATGAGCCGCGCGACACCGACGAGGTCCTCGACGTATCCGGCTACACGTTTGTCGTTGAAAAAGAGCTCCTTGAAAAGGCCGCCCCCATGACCGTCGACATGACCTACATGGGTTTTTCGGTCACCTCGCGCCTGGAACTGGGCGGCGGCGGCTGCGGCTCGTCCTGCTCCAGCGGCTCCTGCTCCACGGGCTGA